One window of the Hypanus sabinus isolate sHypSab1 chromosome 13, sHypSab1.hap1, whole genome shotgun sequence genome contains the following:
- the ascc2 gene encoding activating signal cointegrator 1 complex subunit 2, giving the protein MAPTLPLDQISVSEPDAKTGKTEQLPALHPSRKEECYFVLYKPPPQDDIPALVEEFLERANFIARDLEWLLSLPHDKFWCQVIFDETLQKSLDSFLRYTPRQYDEMANSIPAIAEMQKRLHHNIFMTFLRMSTHKESKEHFITPSVFGEIIYDGFLFDIPKIFDLCVIFGKGNAALLKKMIGNVFNQQPNYFNDLNETVPTILQVYSNICEKCGLRLENYSNCPQKIDGQTKVSPMDMPLQEFKDVLLYLCDTCTTLFAFLDIFPEASRTFQKHDFIQRLTSFYELIIPELENTIKKRHFEAASLQNDLWRRLSHSRKKIIETFHHIINYMCLQPILENGSEHSLTFIEDFLQIFTALLHQKRFLTDYDEQFPVVDDISLLQQAFPALDETRTSYIIKAVDSAWEACSRKKPALAIGNSHISSASGASQVSAVNGEVDQDLKQPEHQNDDYCEGAAAAKVTGVELDSLVSQVKDVLPHLGEGFILECLEEYNYDTEKVINNILENKISPSLQKVDQSLPRQVNQNQESILATRRNVFDYDEFDVYSRNTVDQSKIWKGKKKGESGKALLDDKTHIAHQKERYNAYSIVVENVPVEDGVQFYGDEYDDEYDDTYDVNQIGANDVDSDDELISRRPFTIPRVLRQKEEVEEEEAEDEVPKEEGPKRDLFVQDPALLREKAEARRAAFCARKGIKRDAAVAGAAKGQGQSKETLAERRKKEANKSVRANHNRRSLADRKRNKGMIPTSF; this is encoded by the exons CACCCAAGCAGGAAAGAAGAATGTTACTTTGTGTTGTATAAGCCTCCACCTCAAGATGACATACCAGCACTGGTGGAAGAATTTCTGGAGCGTGCAAATTTCATTGCTCGAGATCTTGAATGGTTGCTATCTCTTCCTCATGATAAATTTTGGTGCCAG gtTATTTTTGATGAGACTCTGCAGAAGTCTTTGGACTCTTTCTTGCGTTACACACCTCGTCAGTATGACGAAATGGCGAATTCAATTCCAGCCATAGCAGAAATGCAAAAACGCCTTCATCACAACATCTTTATGACCTTTCTTAGGATGTCCACCCACAAAGAGTCCAAA GAACACTTCATTACACCCAGTGTTTTTGGAGAAATTATCTATGACGGCTTTCTCTTCGACATCCCAAAAATCTTTGACTTGTGCGTAATATTTGGAAAAGGAAATGCCGCTCTTCTTAAGAAAATGATTG GAAATGTTTTTAATCAGCAGCCAAATTATtttaatgatctgaatgaaaCAGTGCCCACAATCCTCCAG GTTTACAGTAATATTTGTGAGAAGTGTGGCTTAAGGCTGGAAAATTATTCCAATTGCCCTCAAAAGATTGATGGTCAAACCAAAGTTTCACCCATGGATATGCCTCTTCAG GAGTTCAAGGATGTTTTGCTGTATCTGTGTGATACCTGCACTACGTTGTTTGCATTCTTGGACATTTTCCCTGAAGCTAGTAGGACATTCCAAAAGCATGACTTTATACAAAG ATTGACCTCATTTTATGAACTAATTATCCCCGAATTAGAAAACACGATTAAAAAGAGGCATTTTGAAGCAGCTAG TTTGCAGAACGACTTGTGGAGGCGACTCTCACACTCAAGGAAGAAAATTATTGAAACTTTTCATCACATCATTAATTATATGTGCCTTCAACCTATATTAGAAAATGG GTCTGAACATAGTCTGACTTTTATAGAAGATTTCCTTCAGATCTTTACTGCTCTACTACACCAAAAAAG GTTTTTGACAGACTATGATGAGCAGTTTCCAGTGGTAGATGATATCAGCCTTCTACAACAGGCATTTCCTGCACT TGATGAAACCAGGACATCTTACATCATCAAAGCGGTTGACAGTGCTTGGGAAGCTTGTAGCAGGAAGAAACCTGCCTTAGCCATAGGAAATTCTCATATTTCAAGTGCATCTGGTGCCTCTCAGGTTTCAGCTGTAAATGGCGAAGTGGACCAAGACCTCAAACAGCCAGAACATCAAAATGATGACTAT TGTGAAGGTGCAGCTGCAGCAAAGGTAACAGGAGTAGAGCTGGACTCTTTAGTTTCTCAAGTGAAGGACGTTTTACCACATCTTGGAGAAGGCTTCATCCTTGAATGCTTGGAGGAATACAATTATGACACAGAAAAAGTAATCAATAATATCCTTGAAAATAAAATATCACCTTCACTTCAGAAAGTAGATCAGTCACTTCCAAG GCAGGTGAACCAGAACCAGGAATCAATTCTGGCAACCAGAAGAAATGTTTTTGACTATGATGAGTTTGATGTTTACAGTAGAAATACTGTAGACCAGAGCAAGATCTGGAAAGGCAAGAA aaaaggagaaagtggGAAAGCACTGCTTGATGATAAAACTCACATTGCACATCAAAAGGAAAGATATAATGCTTATAGTATAGTTGTAGAGAATGTTCCTGTAGAAGATGGAGTTCAGTTTTATGGGGATGAATATGATGACGAATATGATGACACATATGACGTTAATCAAATTGGAGCAAATGACGTGGATTCTGATGATGAACTTATCAGCAGAAG ACCATTTACGATCCCTCGTGTTCTACGACAGAAAGAGGAAGTAGAGGAAGAGGAAGCTGAAGATGAAGTACCAAAG GAGGAAGGACCAAAGAGGGATCTATTTGTGCAGGACCCAGCATTGCTAAGAGAAAAGGCTGAAGCAAGGCGTGCTGCTTTCTGTGCAAGAAAAGG AATCAAACGTGACGCTGCTGTTGCAGGGGCTGCAAAGGGCCAGGGACAATCCAAAGAAACACTagcagaaagaagaaaaaaggagGCTAATAAATCCGTTCGAGCTAATCATAATCGACGATCACTAGCAGATAGAAAGCGCAACAAAGGAATGATTCCAACTTCCTTTTAA